A single Verrucomicrobiota bacterium DNA region contains:
- a CDS encoding AMP-binding protein, translated as MRTFFRLLLRLLFRFRAYNESVLSAPGPVLLLPNHVSWLDWLFLLVCLDDDWRFVTSSTRAQSSWLHRRLMINRHTFPVDTNSPYAVKHIAEFLQKGGRLVLFAEGRLSRTGTLMKLFDGTGFLLFKTRAKVITCYLRGAQRVLCSPHAGWKKCFPRVTAHFSEVLTPPHLEHLSAFQVRTQTTNWLRDKLVNQQFNVEMEFGPPNVLAAIAEMAKQRPKQIVLEDLTRQKLTYRRLLVGADVLSQQWKTLLSPGDSPCEITPASTTVDAATATPQGERVGVLLPNVNAMPVVVLSLWRFGKVPAILNYSTGMATMLACVQLAGIKQIISSRAFLERARLNIEPLIKAGIEIIYLEDVRAQVSGAQKFFTLFRHILTSHSVLRPPHSGDDPAVVMFTSGSEGEPKGVELSHRNLLANIRQMLAVADMQDTDRMFNALPLFHSFGLTVATLLPLVRGMYVFIYPSPLHYRVVPTAFYDTNCTIFLSTNTFLNGYARKAHPYDFRSARYVFAGAEQLQEATATTWAQRFGVRILEGYGATECSPGISVNTPLAPKYGSVGRLMPGMEFKLEPVEGVEEGGRLFVRGPNIMRGYLNAEANAQFKALGGWYDTGDIVSVDADGYLHIRGRLKRFAKVSGEMVSLAAVEDALAGAFPQFGLRGQVAIVARPDEHKGEVLIAVTNEPKLQLEDIRAAIKAKGLTNLCVPREVKVVREIPKLGTGKVDHRELAKMI; from the coding sequence ATGAGAACTTTCTTCCGCCTTCTTCTGCGTTTGCTGTTTCGATTCCGCGCCTACAACGAATCAGTCTTGAGCGCGCCGGGACCGGTGCTGCTCCTTCCCAACCACGTCTCGTGGCTCGATTGGCTTTTCCTGCTGGTCTGTCTCGATGATGACTGGCGTTTTGTGACCTCGAGTACACGGGCGCAAAGCAGTTGGTTGCATCGGCGGCTCATGATCAACCGTCACACGTTCCCCGTGGACACGAACTCGCCCTACGCGGTGAAGCATATCGCAGAATTCTTGCAGAAGGGCGGACGGCTGGTGTTGTTTGCCGAGGGGCGGCTTTCGCGCACGGGAACATTGATGAAACTGTTCGACGGCACCGGTTTCCTGCTTTTCAAAACTCGTGCAAAAGTGATCACCTGTTATCTGCGCGGCGCGCAACGCGTGCTCTGCTCCCCGCACGCCGGCTGGAAAAAATGTTTTCCCCGTGTCACCGCCCACTTCAGTGAAGTGCTCACGCCGCCGCACTTGGAACATCTCAGCGCTTTCCAAGTCCGCACTCAAACCACCAACTGGCTGCGCGACAAACTCGTGAACCAACAGTTCAACGTGGAAATGGAATTTGGCCCGCCAAACGTGCTGGCGGCCATCGCGGAGATGGCCAAGCAACGTCCGAAACAGATAGTTTTGGAAGACCTCACGCGCCAGAAACTCACCTACCGGCGGTTGCTGGTTGGCGCGGACGTTTTGTCGCAACAGTGGAAAACCCTGCTGTCTCCAGGCGACTCGCCCTGTGAAATAACCCCAGCGTCCACCACCGTCGATGCAGCTACGGCTACTCCACAGGGCGAGCGCGTCGGCGTTCTGCTTCCCAACGTCAACGCCATGCCCGTGGTCGTTCTCAGTCTATGGCGCTTTGGGAAAGTCCCAGCAATTCTGAATTACTCGACTGGCATGGCGACGATGCTGGCGTGCGTCCAATTGGCCGGGATCAAGCAAATCATTTCCTCCCGCGCATTTCTGGAACGGGCCAGACTAAACATCGAGCCGCTCATCAAAGCCGGCATCGAAATTATTTATCTGGAGGACGTGCGCGCTCAGGTTTCCGGCGCACAAAAGTTCTTCACCTTGTTCCGGCACATTTTAACCTCACATTCCGTACTCCGCCCTCCCCACTCCGGCGATGATCCTGCCGTCGTCATGTTCACGAGCGGGTCGGAAGGCGAGCCGAAGGGCGTGGAACTTTCCCATCGCAACCTGCTGGCCAACATCCGCCAGATGCTGGCTGTCGCCGACATGCAGGACACTGACCGCATGTTCAACGCGCTGCCGCTCTTTCACAGTTTCGGCCTTACGGTGGCCACGTTGCTTCCGTTGGTGCGCGGAATGTATGTGTTCATTTATCCGTCGCCGCTGCATTATCGCGTGGTCCCGACTGCTTTTTATGATACCAACTGCACCATCTTTCTGAGCACGAATACATTCCTGAACGGCTACGCGCGCAAAGCCCACCCGTATGATTTTCGGAGCGCGCGCTACGTTTTTGCCGGCGCGGAACAATTGCAGGAAGCCACCGCCACCACTTGGGCGCAACGCTTCGGCGTGCGCATCCTCGAAGGTTACGGCGCGACGGAATGTTCGCCCGGCATCAGCGTCAACACTCCACTCGCGCCCAAATACGGTTCCGTCGGACGTCTCATGCCGGGAATGGAATTCAAGCTCGAGCCCGTCGAAGGCGTGGAGGAGGGCGGACGGTTGTTTGTGCGTGGCCCGAACATCATGCGCGGTTACCTGAACGCCGAAGCCAACGCCCAATTCAAGGCCCTCGGCGGCTGGTATGACACTGGCGACATCGTGAGCGTGGATGCCGACGGTTACCTGCACATTCGCGGTCGCCTGAAACGTTTTGCTAAGGTCAGTGGCGAAATGGTGAGCCTGGCCGCCGTCGAGGACGCGCTGGCCGGCGCGTTTCCACAATTCGGCTTGCGCGGTCAGGTCGCCATCGTGGCGCGGCCGGACGAACACAAGGGCGAAGTGCTCATCGCTGTCACCAACGAACCAAAGTTGCAACTCGAAGACATCCGCGCGGCGATCAAAGCCAAAGGGCTGACGAATCTCTGCGTGCCACGTGAGGTGAAAGTAGTCCGCGAAATTCCAAAACTGGGAACGGGCAAGGTAGATCATCGCGAACTGGCGAAAATGATTTAG
- a CDS encoding TatD family hydrolase: MRYIEPHAHMVSRVTDDYVRMVTAGCAAICEPAFWAGFDRSSVDGFYDYFCQLTEHEPKRAAKFGLPHFCWLCINPKESEDLKLANDVIAIIPKFLDRPNVLGIGEIGLNKNSRNEMKVLEKHVDLAAKHDQLILVHTPHLEDKLKGTRLIVDLIKGDKRIKPERVIIDHVEEHTVKMVLDAGMWAGMTLYPESKCSPARAIDMVEVYGNQRIWMNSACDWGVSDPLAVPKTALEMRKRGHSSEAIDKLIYQNPLKFLSQCAKFKLPAGG; encoded by the coding sequence ATGCGCTACATCGAACCTCACGCCCACATGGTCAGCCGCGTTACGGATGATTACGTCCGCATGGTGACGGCGGGGTGCGCGGCGATTTGTGAACCGGCGTTCTGGGCGGGATTCGACCGCAGTTCAGTGGACGGTTTCTACGATTACTTCTGTCAGCTTACCGAGCATGAACCGAAGCGCGCTGCCAAATTCGGTCTGCCGCATTTCTGCTGGCTCTGCATCAACCCAAAGGAATCCGAAGACCTCAAGCTCGCTAACGATGTGATCGCCATCATTCCGAAATTTCTCGACCGACCCAACGTCCTGGGCATCGGCGAAATCGGCTTGAACAAAAACAGCCGGAACGAGATGAAGGTGTTGGAGAAGCATGTCGATCTCGCCGCCAAACACGACCAACTCATTCTCGTCCACACGCCGCACCTCGAAGATAAATTGAAAGGCACGCGGCTCATCGTGGATTTGATCAAGGGCGACAAGCGCATCAAGCCGGAGCGCGTTATCATCGATCACGTTGAGGAACACACGGTGAAGATGGTGCTCGATGCCGGGATGTGGGCAGGCATGACGCTTTATCCCGAATCAAAATGTTCCCCGGCGCGTGCCATCGACATGGTGGAGGTTTACGGTAACCAACGCATCTGGATGAACAGCGCCTGCGATTGGGGCGTGAGTGATCCGCTGGCCGTGCCCAAAACCGCGCTGGAAATGCGCAAGCGAGGCCACAGCTCTGAGGCTATCGATAAGTTGATTTATCAGAACCCGCTGAAGTTTCTCAGCCAGTGCGCGAAATTCAAGCTTCCGGCAGGAGGATGA
- a CDS encoding alpha/beta hydrolase: MNKDVEQLQLRIHGDASLPTLVYLPGTHGDWTLVTSFRLAMAKRVRFVEFTYPRTVTWSLDDYAAAVEAELLANGIQRGWLLGESFSSIVAWAMIGRNSGGENRFQIKGLILTNGFVRHPLPWGARLAKRFCAGVSLTWLTRFLYLYAKYARFRHRHAPETMASIKEFIARRTDLDRCAAAHRLGLIAENDLRDVARRTHLPVYYLAGMVDPIVPWYHARWWLRRNCPGYRGGKTVWRADHNVLGTAPKTSANQVVSWLNETREPSPITQTSTPVAARS, encoded by the coding sequence ATGAACAAAGACGTTGAACAACTCCAACTCCGCATTCACGGCGACGCCTCATTGCCGACGTTGGTGTATTTGCCGGGCACGCACGGCGACTGGACGCTGGTCACCAGTTTTCGATTGGCGATGGCGAAGCGCGTTCGCTTCGTGGAATTCACCTACCCGCGCACGGTGACCTGGTCACTCGACGATTACGCGGCGGCGGTTGAAGCCGAGTTGCTCGCCAACGGAATCCAGCGCGGCTGGTTGCTCGGTGAATCGTTCAGCTCAATCGTTGCCTGGGCAATGATCGGTAGAAATTCCGGCGGCGAGAATCGATTCCAAATCAAAGGATTGATTTTGACCAACGGTTTCGTGCGACATCCTCTGCCTTGGGGCGCGCGGTTGGCGAAGAGATTTTGCGCCGGTGTCTCACTGACCTGGCTGACTCGCTTCCTCTACCTCTACGCCAAGTACGCGCGATTCCGTCATCGCCATGCGCCCGAAACCATGGCCAGCATCAAGGAGTTCATCGCCCGCCGCACCGATCTGGACCGTTGCGCCGCCGCGCATCGGCTGGGCTTGATTGCCGAAAATGATTTGCGCGACGTTGCTCGCCGGACACATTTACCCGTGTATTACCTGGCGGGAATGGTCGATCCGATCGTGCCGTGGTATCACGCCCGGTGGTGGCTGCGACGAAATTGTCCGGGCTATCGCGGTGGCAAAACCGTCTGGCGCGCGGACCACAACGTTCTCGGCACCGCGCCAAAAACATCCGCCAACCAGGTTGTGAGTTGGCTGAACGAAACGCGCGAACCATCTCCAATAACGCAAACCTCAACGCCGGTCGCCGCAAGAAGCTGA
- a CDS encoding four helix bundle protein translates to MFNFEKLEVWQNAIDFADFVYRVTRAFPDDERFGLTNQMRRAAVSISSNIAEGTSRHSRDDYSRFLEIATGSVFEVVSQSFIARKQSYLSEDDRQRLYTAAEEQSKMLSGLRRSLGFA, encoded by the coding sequence ATGTTCAACTTTGAGAAGTTAGAGGTTTGGCAGAATGCAATTGATTTTGCGGATTTTGTTTATCGAGTCACGCGCGCGTTTCCCGACGACGAACGGTTTGGGTTGACCAATCAAATGCGGCGGGCCGCCGTCTCCATTTCGTCGAACATCGCGGAAGGAACGTCGCGACATTCGCGTGATGATTACTCCCGATTTTTGGAAATCGCGACGGGTTCAGTCTTCGAAGTCGTCTCGCAATCTTTCATAGCTCGCAAACAAAGTTATTTGTCTGAAGATGACCGTCAGCGTCTTTACACTGCGGCTGAGGAACAAAGCAAGATGTTGAGCGGCTTGCGCCGGTCGCTTGGCTTCGCGTAA